In Paenibacillus sp. FSL M7-0420, a single genomic region encodes these proteins:
- a CDS encoding SDR family NAD(P)-dependent oxidoreductase: MGRFDGKVAVVTGGTSGIGLAAAQQFVEEGAYVFITGRRQRELDEAVQQIGKNVTGVQGDISKLEDLDTLFDTVQREKGHLDILFANAGLGSFLPLGEITEAHYYKTFDVNVKGTIFTVQKALPLFPNQKGSIILTGSTTGSMGVPAFSIYGASKAAIRQLVRNWILDTKGTEIRMNVLSPGSVVTPAYDELFGSELENYLEQAKIDIPLGRVGQVEEIANAVMFLASNESSYLNGIELFVDGGVAQI, from the coding sequence GGGCAGATTTGACGGGAAGGTAGCAGTTGTAACCGGAGGAACAAGCGGCATCGGGCTTGCGGCGGCACAGCAGTTCGTAGAAGAAGGGGCTTACGTGTTCATCACAGGACGCAGACAACGCGAGCTGGATGAAGCCGTACAACAGATCGGTAAGAATGTTACAGGCGTTCAAGGTGACATCTCAAAGCTGGAAGATCTGGATACCTTGTTCGACACTGTACAGCGGGAAAAGGGGCACTTGGACATTCTTTTTGCCAATGCCGGACTTGGGTCGTTCCTGCCGTTAGGCGAAATTACGGAAGCACATTACTACAAGACTTTTGATGTCAACGTCAAAGGAACTATTTTCACTGTACAAAAGGCATTACCCTTATTCCCTAACCAAAAAGGTTCCATTATCCTGACAGGCTCTACGACCGGATCAATGGGGGTCCCAGCGTTCAGTATCTACGGCGCTTCCAAGGCAGCGATCCGACAGCTCGTCCGCAACTGGATTCTGGATACGAAAGGGACGGAGATTCGGATGAATGTCCTTAGTCCGGGTTCGGTCGTCACACCGGCGTACGATGAATTATTTGGCTCCGAACTTGAGAATTACCTCGAACAGGCCAAAATAGATATCCCGCTCGGCAGAGTTGGACAGGTAGAAGAGATCGCAAATGCTGTCATGTTCCTGGCCTCTAATGAGAGCAGCTATTTGAACGGCATTGAATTATTCGTAGACGGCGGAGTGGCTCAAATCTAA
- a CDS encoding winged helix-turn-helix transcriptional regulator, translating to MKIFHCELEVTLEVIGGKWKGLVLYYLIKGPKRTGELKRLVHNISQKMLIQTLRELETDGLIRRTMYNQVPPKVEYSTTELGQSLEPVLKLLCNWGENYAEQSYAPGEIEILNLE from the coding sequence ATGAAAATCTTTCACTGTGAACTGGAAGTTACACTAGAGGTAATCGGAGGGAAGTGGAAAGGGCTTGTTCTGTACTATTTAATCAAAGGACCTAAGCGGACAGGGGAGCTTAAACGGCTTGTTCATAATATCTCGCAAAAGATGCTGATCCAAACGCTCCGGGAACTGGAGACAGACGGATTAATCCGCAGAACCATGTACAATCAAGTACCGCCTAAGGTGGAATACTCAACGACAGAGCTGGGCCAATCACTCGAACCGGTTTTGAAACTGCTGTGTAACTGGGGAGAGAATTACGCAGAACAATCCTACGCTCCTGGTGAGATTGAGATTTTAAATTTGGAATGA
- a CDS encoding class I SAM-dependent methyltransferase has translation MSYNPEIPRTRYDTYGDREWTRLTKDGPGELLYQVHLDILQRYTKPTDTVLEIGAGSGRYTKDLATMCSELTVADLSSHQIEFNQSKMQELSLMDRIKAYHVLDVLDMSVFEDASFDTVVCIGGVINYLLDKETEGIRELLRVLKPDGILVVGSMSFIGSSLYYLDGIQYEKNLFGLEATKWLMDTGIQDEANYPVPSKHYIHMMRSSELDALLAQFPVNILERSSAGLYTQAGDAALENARNDPEFWKLMIKKEIAFTKLPGTLDCGMNIIYVVRKL, from the coding sequence ATGAGCTACAACCCCGAAATCCCGAGAACCCGGTATGACACCTATGGTGACCGTGAATGGACACGGCTTACGAAGGATGGTCCAGGCGAGCTTTTGTATCAGGTGCATCTGGATATTCTTCAACGTTACACTAAGCCTACAGATACTGTGCTGGAGATTGGCGCAGGCTCAGGCAGATATACCAAAGACCTGGCTACCATGTGTTCAGAATTGACCGTGGCTGACCTGTCCAGCCATCAGATAGAATTCAATCAATCCAAAATGCAAGAGCTGTCCCTGATGGATAGAATCAAGGCGTACCATGTGTTAGATGTGCTAGATATGAGTGTATTTGAAGATGCTTCGTTCGACACTGTGGTATGTATCGGCGGTGTAATTAATTATCTCTTGGACAAAGAGACGGAAGGTATCCGGGAACTGCTAAGAGTACTGAAGCCGGACGGGATACTGGTGGTCGGTTCCATGAGCTTCATTGGCTCTTCGCTGTATTATCTGGATGGCATCCAGTATGAGAAAAATCTGTTCGGTCTAGAAGCTACCAAATGGCTTATGGACACGGGGATTCAGGACGAAGCGAATTATCCTGTGCCCAGCAAGCATTACATCCATATGATGAGAAGCTCAGAATTGGATGCTTTATTGGCCCAGTTTCCGGTTAATATTCTGGAGAGAAGCTCTGCCGGACTATATACGCAAGCGGGAGACGCTGCCTTGGAGAACGCCCGTAACGATCCGGAATTCTGGAAGCTCATGATCAAAAAAGAAATTGCGTTCACCAAATTACCAGGCACCCTGGACTGCGGAATGAATATCATCTACGTGGTGCGCAAGTTATAA